A genomic region of candidate division WOR-3 bacterium contains the following coding sequences:
- a CDS encoding nitroreductase family protein has product MSVSEIIQKRRAYRSLAPVTITEELIRDLAYHAQLAPTCFNNQPARFVFVYDREVLEQLKPAFSKGNEWCYDASMVIAVFTKKELDCLIKEREYYLFDTGIQVAFLILRATEIGLVAHPIAGYSPKRVREVLNIPEEFTVITLILIGKHSETISPVLSEKQVEWEKFRPQRLPLNQVMFLNRYEPQKEG; this is encoded by the coding sequence ATGAGTGTAAGTGAAATTATCCAGAAGCGTCGGGCATACCGTTCTTTGGCACCGGTTACAATAACAGAAGAACTTATCCGCGACCTTGCCTATCATGCCCAGCTTGCGCCCACCTGTTTTAACAATCAGCCAGCGAGGTTTGTCTTTGTCTATGACCGGGAGGTTCTCGAGCAACTCAAACCGGCATTCAGCAAAGGAAACGAATGGTGCTATGATGCATCAATGGTGATTGCGGTATTTACAAAAAAGGAGCTTGACTGTTTAATCAAAGAGCGGGAATACTACCTGTTTGATACAGGGATTCAGGTCGCATTCCTTATCCTGCGTGCCACCGAAATTGGTCTGGTTGCCCATCCGATTGCGGGATACAGCCCGAAAAGGGTGCGTGAAGTTCTAAACATCCCTGAAGAATTCACGGTCATCACCCTGATTTTAATCGGCAAACATTCAGAGACCATCAGCCCGGTGCTTTCTGAAAAACAGGTTGAATGGGAAAAGTTCCGCCCGCAAAGGTTGCCGCTGAA
- a CDS encoding T9SS type A sorting domain-containing protein, producing the protein MTCSKVITFGVVVLLVTGIWAFADRNEPGNVRPDETPAFQPTGSSEAAVPRKVVTGTDARPELQPVPSEPTKGEPPQILGSNYEGSPHEPYEPKPLWGPDVLIWPDDIKSPTPPGSERMIAYDQTREGILFAAFVVPNGDTIRIYRSTDGGNNWSYFNGVQHPGYVLSSPELVVAEGDSSFVFLFLRTSAGNGDVYCVRYGLTSGAWVFPIKVDADTIVNVSACRDNGNPYYLYVTYEYHYGYMGVRLYRSTDYGKTWTAPVSFVDDTRVPPKPDVAVGYNNRVYVAYLDKRLASGDSAAFRVKRSTDRGNNWEQSRQVGTPRVRIFDGVIGARHTDQTIWLVHVRDMEPWNGKGLGVFYYYTTNDDTIWHYGGDDGIGHLDTDNDEQMPSIATHWATGSPTVCYAIVPSESLMFTWCPGDTNWTMPIKVNDYRHTGNFPPQAGWKNVGIGSSYSTVLYCGVGPDSLWFDDWSMTGVEEKPVAVKHLTGSVYPNPASRFAVIGYTLPKSACSELVIFDVTGRQVEVLAQGNLNAGEYNAVWNCENVPAGVYLYRLSAGNSNHNGRIVVTH; encoded by the coding sequence ATGACCTGTAGTAAAGTGATAACCTTCGGCGTGGTTGTCCTGCTCGTGACGGGCATTTGGGCATTTGCTGACAGAAACGAACCCGGCAATGTCAGACCTGATGAAACCCCGGCATTCCAGCCAACCGGCTCGTCTGAAGCCGCTGTTCCGCGGAAGGTGGTAACCGGAACTGATGCTCGTCCGGAATTGCAGCCGGTTCCTTCAGAACCCACAAAAGGAGAACCACCGCAAATCTTAGGAAGTAACTATGAAGGTTCGCCTCACGAGCCCTATGAGCCCAAGCCCTTATGGGGTCCGGATGTATTAATCTGGCCTGACGATATCAAAAGTCCCACGCCTCCCGGTTCTGAGCGGATGATTGCCTATGACCAGACCCGTGAGGGGATTCTCTTTGCCGCATTTGTTGTTCCTAATGGTGACACCATCAGGATTTACCGCTCAACCGATGGCGGTAACAACTGGAGTTACTTTAATGGTGTTCAGCATCCGGGCTATGTGCTCAGTTCACCAGAACTGGTGGTTGCTGAGGGCGACTCCAGTTTTGTCTTTCTCTTCCTCAGAACCTCGGCAGGCAATGGCGATGTTTATTGCGTTCGGTACGGGTTGACCTCAGGCGCCTGGGTATTTCCCATCAAGGTTGATGCGGATACGATTGTCAATGTCTCGGCGTGCCGGGATAACGGCAACCCGTATTACCTTTATGTTACCTATGAGTATCACTACGGTTATATGGGTGTGCGGCTTTACCGTTCAACCGATTATGGCAAGACCTGGACCGCACCGGTTAGTTTTGTTGATGACACTCGGGTACCACCCAAGCCGGATGTGGCGGTCGGTTATAATAACCGGGTTTATGTGGCCTATCTTGACAAGCGGCTGGCTTCAGGGGACTCGGCAGCATTTCGGGTGAAGCGCAGCACCGATAGGGGAAACAACTGGGAGCAGTCAAGGCAGGTGGGAACGCCCAGGGTCCGGATTTTTGATGGCGTGATTGGCGCTCGCCATACTGACCAGACCATCTGGCTCGTCCATGTCCGTGATATGGAACCCTGGAATGGCAAGGGTCTGGGTGTGTTCTACTATTACACCACAAATGATGATACCATCTGGCATTATGGCGGTGATGATGGCATCGGGCACCTTGACACCGATAACGATGAGCAGATGCCGAGCATTGCCACCCACTGGGCAACTGGCTCACCAACGGTTTGCTATGCGATTGTGCCTTCGGAATCGCTGATGTTCACCTGGTGTCCGGGTGATACCAACTGGACAATGCCAATCAAGGTGAACGACTACCGGCATACCGGCAACTTTCCACCGCAGGCGGGCTGGAAAAATGTCGGGATAGGCAGTTCCTACTCAACGGTGCTTTACTGCGGTGTTGGACCGGACAGTTTGTGGTTCGATGACTGGAGTATGACTGGGGTTGAGGAAAAGCCGGTCGCGGTGAAGCATTTAACAGGTTCGGTTTATCCCAATCCGGCATCAAGGTTTGCGGTCATCGGTTACACATTACCCAAGAGCGCCTGTTCAGAACTGGTCATTTTTGATGTTACCGGTCGGCAGGTTGAGGTCCTTGCGCAGGGAAATCTGAATGCCGGTGAATATAATGCGGTCTGGAACTGCGAAAATGTTCCTGCGGGTGTGTATCTTTACCGGTTGAGCGCGGGTAATAGCAACCATAACGGTCGGATTGTGGTTACCCACTGA